In Halalkalicoccus sp. NIPERK01, one DNA window encodes the following:
- a CDS encoding amidohydrolase — protein sequence MTDLLITNGTIITQNEDRQIIIDGAVAVTGDRITDVGSADRLEAETSPDQLLDAEGGAVIPGLINAHTHVSDIFLRGAFTQDRGLYDWLFNVKQPALFEMRPEEHALAAQLYCIESIQSGITTFVENDTALDWTDLEPTRRKLDVYDDMGVRNIYGAGIRDLVPDRGFEQLFEDITARDPRSVHPGSDALIVETEDALDNTAALIEEFHDTEGRQSVWPAPATLATTTSDALQGAYRLAEEYDVMTTTHVAEAKAEVRERGALSSIEYLRNIGCLGDRALLGHCVQMNARDVRLLARSGTAVVHNYRANMRLATGFAPVVSMLDTGVLTAIGTDNSILNDTVNLLSDAGAVATAHKGYHRDSSVIPAQKAFDMVTCDAAEAIGHAENLGSIEAGKRADIAIVDLDKPHLTPSPDPVHALVYGAQGSEVETVLCAGTVLMQDREIIPIDVSLSAVLADATATAEDLIGKAKIE from the coding sequence ATGACAGACTTACTGATAACCAACGGAACGATCATCACACAGAACGAGGACAGACAGATCATTATCGATGGTGCGGTCGCCGTGACGGGCGACCGGATCACCGATGTCGGTTCTGCCGACCGCCTTGAGGCCGAAACATCACCAGATCAACTACTCGACGCCGAGGGCGGCGCGGTGATACCGGGGTTGATCAATGCGCATACGCACGTCTCCGATATCTTCTTGCGTGGGGCGTTCACACAAGATCGGGGCCTGTACGACTGGTTGTTCAACGTGAAACAACCGGCACTCTTCGAGATGCGTCCCGAGGAGCACGCACTCGCGGCGCAGTTATACTGTATCGAGTCGATACAGTCGGGGATAACGACGTTCGTCGAGAACGATACGGCACTCGACTGGACGGACCTCGAACCGACACGACGCAAGCTTGACGTGTATGACGATATGGGCGTACGAAACATCTACGGTGCCGGGATACGGGATCTCGTGCCTGATCGGGGATTCGAACAGCTGTTCGAGGACATCACGGCACGAGATCCTAGATCGGTTCATCCGGGTTCGGACGCGCTCATCGTCGAAACCGAAGACGCTCTCGACAACACCGCTGCTCTCATTGAGGAATTTCACGACACCGAAGGTAGACAGTCGGTCTGGCCGGCGCCTGCAACGCTCGCGACGACGACGTCGGACGCGCTTCAGGGTGCGTATCGGCTCGCCGAGGAGTACGACGTGATGACGACGACCCACGTTGCAGAAGCAAAAGCCGAAGTCAGAGAGCGGGGTGCACTCTCGAGTATCGAGTATCTCCGTAATATCGGGTGTCTCGGCGACCGTGCCCTACTCGGTCATTGCGTTCAGATGAACGCCCGCGATGTTCGACTGCTCGCCCGGTCCGGTACCGCAGTCGTGCATAACTACCGAGCGAACATGCGACTCGCAACCGGGTTCGCACCGGTCGTCTCAATGCTCGATACCGGCGTGCTGACGGCGATCGGCACGGATAACTCGATCCTGAACGACACCGTCAATCTCCTCTCCGACGCGGGTGCCGTCGCGACCGCACACAAGGGATATCACCGGGATTCCAGCGTGATCCCTGCGCAGAAAGCGTTCGATATGGTGACCTGTGATGCCGCCGAGGCTATCGGACACGCCGAGAACCTCGGATCGATAGAGGCCGGTAAACGCGCAGATATCGCTATCGTGGATCTCGATAAACCACACCTTACACCGTCGCCCGATCCCGTACATGCGCTCGTCTACGGCGCCCAAGGGTCCGAAGTGGAGACAGTCCTCTGTGCGGGCACTGTACTCATGCAAGACCGGGAAATCATCCCGATAGATGTGTCGCTTTCTGCGGTCCTCGCAGACGCCACGGCGACCGCCGAAGATCTCATTGGAAAAGCGAAGATCGAATAG
- a CDS encoding xanthine dehydrogenase family protein molybdopterin-binding subunit: protein MSRTDDSTGDDDRHQSSSVEIEHPLEWEETPNNRKAKSERRAISKREEKNDARKIVTGESKYTADYAQNFPDLAEAAVLRSDIAHGYVTEIDTSAAEDMDGVYAVITPDSEEVPDAMYTSAGQSYPEPSPWDLNVLRRKVRFVGDPIAAVAAKDASTANKATRAIDVTYEELDAVFDTEEAMKPDAPQIHDDDRVENSQSGADYARNIEAHTDGEIGDVDGAFEEAATRDDWIVTETEWETPYQSHCVPEPHTTIAHRDEDNRFHLITSTQVPYHTRRQLAHLFDVPIRDIRVSKPRIGAGFGSKQSMLIEPITMALMLAADRPVKLEVTRREEFYAMRSRRPARVRLRSVVTQEGDIEALDMSAVTNSGAYGPHGLTVTGSIATKPLPLYTHTPNIRFEMKAVHTNLPIGGAIRGYGAPQGHFALEGHVDEVAAELEMDPLELRSRNLIGNGDIDTASGITMKGEHVRRIRSCGLDDCIARGKAAIGWDDVEQPDEDHLHRACGVALTAQKSGVAGDELGTAHIKMNEDGSFILQTGAVDIGPGADTAMAQIAAEVLGIEPENVLVQPSDTDISPFDYGAYASSTTYVTGSAVKEAAEDARTQLLEFASRMLEEPTEALETREGAVHSEQTGESVTIEEIGYESIYGDEVRAQVMGQASFCTDESPPPFGAQFADVTVNEHTGEFEIQKLVFAVDCGVAINPDLAEGQVDGAMHMSYELAVSAGLSFDEDGTPETLGFREYGMPTAADQPPLESILVETHEPTGPFGAKSVAEIPVNGVPPALSNSIRRAVGVRVSELPITAEKIRAQLEES from the coding sequence ATGAGTAGGACTGACGACTCAACAGGCGATGACGATCGGCACCAGTCCTCGTCGGTCGAAATCGAACATCCACTCGAATGGGAAGAGACGCCGAACAATCGGAAAGCAAAGAGCGAGCGACGGGCCATCTCCAAACGCGAAGAGAAAAACGACGCTCGAAAAATCGTCACGGGCGAATCGAAATACACCGCCGACTACGCGCAGAACTTCCCTGATCTCGCCGAGGCGGCCGTCTTGCGATCTGATATCGCACACGGGTACGTAACCGAGATCGATACGAGCGCTGCCGAGGACATGGACGGCGTTTACGCGGTTATCACACCGGATTCGGAGGAAGTACCCGATGCGATGTACACCTCCGCAGGACAGTCCTACCCCGAGCCGAGTCCGTGGGATCTGAACGTCCTCCGGCGCAAGGTACGCTTCGTCGGTGATCCGATCGCAGCGGTAGCGGCCAAGGACGCCAGCACTGCAAACAAGGCTACCAGAGCGATAGACGTCACGTACGAGGAACTGGACGCCGTGTTCGACACGGAGGAGGCGATGAAGCCCGACGCGCCGCAGATACACGATGATGACCGGGTGGAGAACAGCCAGTCGGGTGCGGACTACGCACGGAACATCGAGGCTCACACGGATGGCGAGATCGGTGATGTGGATGGCGCATTCGAGGAGGCAGCGACCAGGGACGACTGGATCGTCACCGAAACCGAGTGGGAGACGCCCTATCAGTCCCATTGTGTTCCCGAGCCGCATACGACGATCGCGCATCGCGATGAGGACAATCGGTTTCACCTCATCACGAGCACGCAGGTCCCGTACCACACGCGCCGGCAACTCGCGCACTTATTCGACGTCCCGATTCGGGATATACGGGTGAGCAAACCGCGCATCGGTGCCGGGTTCGGCTCCAAGCAGTCGATGCTGATCGAGCCCATCACGATGGCGCTGATGCTGGCCGCCGATCGGCCGGTGAAACTAGAGGTCACGCGCCGCGAGGAGTTCTACGCGATGCGCTCGCGACGTCCCGCCCGCGTTCGACTACGGAGCGTCGTCACCCAGGAGGGCGATATCGAGGCCCTCGACATGTCGGCGGTGACGAACTCCGGTGCGTATGGTCCGCATGGACTGACCGTCACGGGATCGATCGCGACCAAACCGCTGCCGCTGTACACCCACACGCCGAACATCCGCTTCGAGATGAAAGCTGTCCACACGAACCTCCCGATTGGGGGCGCGATACGCGGTTACGGAGCCCCTCAGGGGCACTTCGCGCTTGAGGGCCACGTGGACGAGGTCGCCGCCGAACTGGAAATGGACCCTCTCGAACTCCGCTCGCGGAACCTCATCGGAAACGGCGATATTGACACCGCGTCGGGCATCACGATGAAGGGCGAACACGTCCGTCGGATCCGCTCGTGCGGTCTCGACGATTGTATCGCCCGCGGGAAGGCCGCCATCGGTTGGGATGACGTCGAACAGCCCGACGAGGACCACCTCCACCGAGCCTGCGGTGTCGCCCTCACCGCGCAGAAAAGTGGCGTCGCCGGCGACGAACTCGGCACTGCACACATCAAAATGAACGAGGACGGCTCGTTCATCCTTCAGACGGGGGCCGTCGATATCGGTCCCGGCGCGGACACCGCGATGGCCCAGATCGCCGCGGAAGTGCTCGGGATCGAGCCCGAGAACGTTCTCGTCCAGCCCTCGGATACGGATATCTCCCCGTTCGATTACGGCGCCTACGCCTCCTCGACGACGTACGTTACCGGGAGTGCGGTGAAAGAGGCCGCCGAGGACGCGCGAACGCAGCTGCTCGAGTTCGCCTCGCGGATGCTCGAGGAGCCGACGGAGGCCCTCGAGACCCGCGAGGGAGCGGTCCACTCCGAGCAGACCGGCGAATCAGTTACGATAGAGGAGATCGGTTACGAGTCGATCTACGGCGACGAAGTGCGCGCACAGGTGATGGGCCAGGCGAGTTTCTGTACGGACGAATCGCCGCCGCCCTTTGGCGCGCAGTTCGCCGACGTGACCGTAAACGAACACACCGGCGAGTTCGAGATCCAAAAACTCGTATTCGCGGTCGACTGCGGCGTCGCTATCAACCCGGATCTCGCGGAGGGACAGGTCGATGGAGCGATGCATATGAGCTACGAGCTCGCGGTATCCGCGGGGCTCTCATTCGACGAGGACGGGACACCCGAGACGCTCGGATTTCGTGAGTACGGGATGCCGACGGCAGCCGATCAGCCCCCGCTTGAATCGATTCTCGTCGAAACGCACGAACCGACGGGCCCCTTCGGCGCGAAATCCGTCGCCGAGATCCCCGTCAACGGCGTTCCGCCGGCCCTGAGCAACTCGATTCGCCGCGCAGTCGGGGTTCGAGTCAGCGAGCTTCCGATCACAGCCGAGAAGATACGGGCGCAACTCGAAGAGAGCTGA
- a CDS encoding (2Fe-2S)-binding protein, which translates to MEIDIILNGTKRTFEAERSDSLLDVLRRNGYTGAKRGCDTGNCGFCTVTVDGEPERSCIKPVATIDGTDVETIESLGTQDDLHPVQAAFVDNAALQCGFCIPGMIMQSRSLLEDNPDPTEVEIREGLSGNLCRCTGYEKIIDAVQDAAGRMSGDQTVATDGGDLTHDTRTCSNGVFNDGEHK; encoded by the coding sequence ATGGAAATCGACATTATATTGAACGGGACTAAACGGACGTTTGAAGCCGAACGCTCGGATTCACTTCTCGATGTCCTCCGACGCAACGGTTACACCGGCGCGAAACGCGGCTGTGACACGGGTAACTGTGGATTCTGTACCGTGACCGTCGATGGAGAACCCGAACGCTCCTGCATCAAGCCGGTTGCCACCATCGACGGGACGGACGTCGAGACTATCGAGAGTCTCGGCACGCAGGACGACCTCCACCCCGTTCAAGCAGCGTTCGTCGACAACGCTGCTCTCCAGTGTGGATTCTGTATCCCGGGAATGATCATGCAGTCGCGAAGCTTGCTTGAAGACAATCCCGACCCAACCGAAGTCGAAATCCGCGAGGGTCTCTCGGGGAATCTCTGTCGATGCACCGGCTACGAGAAGATCATCGATGCCGTACAGGACGCCGCCGGACGAATGAGCGGCGATCAGACCGTTGCTACTGACGGTGGCGACCTGACCCACGATACAAGGACCTGTTCGAATGGGGTGTTTAACGACGGTGAGCACAAATGA
- a CDS encoding XdhC family protein encodes MHGATGSWSATTPELFERIRHAIEDDSSLAVATVVDVEGAAYRRPGAKMVIEPDGTSYGGITAGCLQDPLRTVASEVLESGRPTVVTYDLTNNDGWGLGLGCNGVIDVLIEPVDDSWQQAVDAYANRRACSLITVVESNDPSIPVGARTSIGEFQSAYTDHVHSRVSLPDSVVSDIEDHARACAVDGRIDRIHVSTESGEIMLVIDGVEPPQQLVIFGSQPDAQAVARLATQVGLRATVASARGGRANKEAFPAAERVLAIHPTDLSEAGLDERTAVVIMSHNFIDDRLALEAALETKVPYIGLMGPRKRFEELESALQDDGTTLSDHDRNRIAAPVGLDLGGGEPMEIALSIVSEVVAVGHGHTGGCLTDRIDPIHDRQLASPD; translated from the coding sequence ATGCACGGAGCGACGGGTTCGTGGAGTGCCACCACGCCCGAACTCTTCGAACGAATTAGGCATGCTATCGAGGACGATTCTTCGCTTGCAGTTGCGACCGTGGTCGATGTCGAGGGGGCAGCCTATCGACGACCGGGAGCGAAAATGGTTATCGAACCCGATGGAACGTCATATGGCGGTATTACCGCTGGTTGTCTCCAGGACCCGCTACGAACGGTCGCAAGCGAAGTTCTCGAATCGGGACGCCCGACCGTTGTCACGTATGACCTCACGAATAACGACGGCTGGGGGCTTGGTCTCGGCTGTAATGGGGTTATCGATGTCCTCATCGAACCGGTTGATGATTCCTGGCAGCAAGCGGTTGATGCCTACGCGAACCGCCGAGCGTGTAGCCTCATAACAGTCGTCGAAAGCAATGATCCATCGATCCCGGTCGGGGCACGGACTAGCATTGGAGAATTTCAATCAGCGTATACTGACCATGTACACAGCCGTGTTTCACTGCCCGACTCGGTCGTCAGTGATATCGAGGATCATGCGCGAGCGTGCGCAGTTGATGGAAGAATCGACCGAATACATGTTTCGACCGAATCAGGAGAGATCATGCTCGTTATTGACGGCGTAGAGCCCCCACAGCAGCTAGTCATATTCGGGAGTCAGCCGGATGCCCAAGCGGTTGCGCGCCTCGCAACGCAAGTTGGTCTTCGGGCCACGGTCGCCTCAGCCCGTGGCGGGCGAGCGAATAAGGAAGCGTTCCCTGCAGCAGAACGCGTTCTGGCGATCCATCCGACTGATCTCTCCGAGGCCGGGCTTGACGAACGAACAGCCGTTGTCATTATGTCTCATAACTTCATCGACGATAGACTCGCTCTCGAAGCGGCCCTCGAGACGAAAGTGCCGTATATCGGGCTAATGGGGCCACGAAAACGATTCGAGGAGCTCGAATCGGCGCTGCAGGACGATGGAACCACACTGTCCGACCACGATCGAAACCGTATCGCGGCTCCGGTCGGTCTCGACCTAGGCGGCGGTGAACCGATGGAGATCGCACTGAGTATCGTATCGGAGGTCGTCGCGGTCGGGCACGGTCACACCGGTGGGTGCCTCACAGACCGGATCGATCCGATTCACGACCGCCAGCTCGCCTCGCCGGACTGA